GGAAAAAATCACCGACTTATTTTCTGACGACCCTCAAAGCCGTCAGGACATCAAAGAAATTGTCCGAGAAGCGGCACAACGTAGCATTGTTGATAGCGAAACCCTGACAATTCTTGAGGGCGCCCTGCAGGTATCGGAGATGCAGGTCAGGGATATTATGATTCCTCGCTCCCAGATGATTTCAATCAATCTGAATGATCTTCTGAAAGATTATTTACCTCAGATTATTGAGTCTGCTCACTCGCGTTTTCCGGTACTGGGTGAAGATCAGGATGAAGTGCTTGGCATTTTGCTGGCAAAAGACCTTTTGCCATTAATCCTTAATGAAAATCGTGAAGACTTCCACCTGAAGCAGGTACTGCGCCCGACCACATTTGTCCCCGAGAGCAAACGCCTCAATGTCTTACTCCAGGAGTTTCGGGCGACGCGTAACCACATGGCGATTGTGGTTGATGAGTTTGGTGGCGTTGCCGGACTGGTTACCATTGAAGATGTGCTGGAGCAAATTGTCGGCGAAATCGAGGACGAGCACGATTTCGACGAAGATGACAGCATGATAAAAGAGGTCGAAGAAGGCATCACTATGGTGAAAGCACTGACACCGATCGAAGATTTCAATGAGCACTTCAGCACGAAAATTCAGGACCAGGATTTTGATACCATCGGTGGTATCGTTGTACATCACTTTGGCAGAGTGCCAGAGTGCAACGAATGCATCCGGGTCGATAATCTGAGTTTCAAAGTGGTGAATGGCACCAGCCGCCAGATTAATCTGCTGGAAGTAACCGCCGTCGCGGACTGAATATTCGCTCGCGACTATTACGACAATAACTATTAGCGGTGCATTATGTCGCAGTTACTCACCTATCTGAAAGACGGCCAGTCGAACGTTCGCTGGCTGGCTCCCCTGCTCTTGCTCTCTGCCGGGTTACTTTTCCCCATTGCTTTGGCACCTTTGTTCTGGTGGCCACTGGGGTTGTTCAGTATTGCTGTTTTTGTCCACGCGATATGGCAAAGCAAGAGTACAAAGCAGGCATTCTGGCGCTCCTGGTGGTTCAGTTTCGGGAAATTCTCATCCGGCGTATCCTGGATCTATGTCAGCATGCACGATCATGGCGGCACACCAGCACCACTAGCCATCATACTTATTGGGTTATTTGCCGCATTTCTCGCGACCTTCCCGGCATTCTGGTTCGCTCTGCGCCAGCGCTTTTTCTCTTCAGCACTGACGTGGCTGACGATTCCCGTGTTCTGGTTTTTACATGAATGGTTCCGCAGTTGGTTTATGACAGGCTTTCCCTGGCTGTTCGCCGGAGATGCGCATTTATCAAGCTGGATTTCAGGCTGGGCACCGGTGATTGGTAGCTATGGTTTATCTCTGATTTTACTGCTGAGTGTAACGGCTGGTTATCAGGCATGGCAGACGCGCAAACCGGTTTACTTGCTGATATTTTTACTTTGGCCAGCTGGGCTGTTACTGCAACAGCAACAGTGGACTGAAAAAACCGGTGAACTTAACGTAGCTGCCGTTCAGGGCAATATCCCGCAGGATAAAAAGTGGTTACCTGAAATGGTAACTCCGACCATAAACGCCTACTACGGAGAAACCCGCGCTCATTGGGAAGCTGACTTAGTACTGTGGCCTGAAACGGCTGTAACCCTGCTGCTCAACCAGTTTCAGCCATACCTGGACGCCTTCTCACGGGAGGCGTCCGAACATCAAACGACATTAATCACGGGCATCCCCTATCGTTACCCGAAGGGCCATCCGCTAGCCGGTGAGCTTCACAACAGCATCATTGCCTCAGGCAACGGCGAAGGCATTTATCACAAACAACAACTGGTGCCGTTCGGCGAATTTGTTCCATTAGAAAAGCAAATTCGTGGCTTGATCCCATTTTTTGACCTGGAAATGTCAAGCTTCTTACATGGGGAGCCACAGCAACAACCGCTCAAAGTGACTAAGACCAGCACCATGGGCACAGAAGAGTTATTCCTGATTGCACCTTACATCTGCTATGAAATCGCCTATCCGCAGCTGGTAAGCAGATTGGCAACCAACGCTGATATGCTGATAACAGTCAGCAACGATGCCTGGTTTGGCGACTCTCTCGGGCCCAAACAACACATGGCTCTGGCTCAGATGCGAGCATTGGAAACACAACGCTACTTATTACGTTCAACCAATACCGGCATCACCGCGCTTGTGAACGAAAAGGGCGAAATTATTGATACGTTGCCGCTGGAAGTTCGTGGCACATTAACAGGGATTGCCGAAATGCGTCAGGGCCAAACACCTTATATGCGATTCGGTCTTTGGCCTCTGCTCACTTTTAGCGTATTGGTCTTACTATTTGCACGCTTTCAAGCGGCGCGTCAGGGCCGGCCAGCACCTGCTGCCAGCTCCTGATGTTGCGATCATTCTTTAGTGGGGAACTGACGAGGCGCGGTTCTTCCGGCACATTACGCAGATGTTCATACAAAGGTTCTGTGAGCTGCTCAATGTATTGCAGATATTCGTTGATAAGATCATCCAGGTTCACATTGGCCTGACGTGCTTTCATGACAATACTGACCTGAAAAGTCAGGTGCTGCTTCACATCAATCAACTCAAACAGTTTCTCGGTTAGCAAAGTGCGGATGCGCCGGGAACTGTTTGCTGATGCTTGAAGCACCAGGTTACCGGTCGCCTCCATCAGCGCTTCAATAATATCGACCTCCATCCTTGCCAGTTCTTGAGTACTGTGACCCCGCTCCACACTACGGTACATTGCCTGTACCATTTCAAGCATTCGGTCGTCGTCAGTTATGCCATCGCGCCGACGCTTTTCCAAAGCCAGCTTTACCGCTGTCGGAATAGCGCGATTGAACAGCTCCAGCCCTGCCAGCAATAAGCGACCACCTAACTCAAGTTCAGGTATCCGATACAGGTTATCCAGGAAGTCCAGCCCCATATCGGTATGGATATTACACACCCGAATACCAGATCCCTGAACACTGTTCACAGCGTTCATGCGTCCGAGAGTACGAAGCGCCATACGTAATGAAGTCCGATCAACAGACAATAGCTCAGCCAGTTGTCTCTCGGGCGGGAGTTTGTCTCCGGCTTTGAGTTCGCCGGTAAAAATCAGTGCGATGAGTAAATCCGCAATCTGATCAGGCAGGGTTTTTGCCATTACGTTTTTCTTTTAATTATTGGTGAGATACAGCACAAGTCTGGCTAAAATCAAACAACAGTGCAAGCCGACAAACTGGCCTGGGTTGTAAAAACTTACATCGCCAATACAAATTCTGTCTTGCTAATGTAACACGCCTTCACTAGCATTGGTTAACCCAATTAAGAGACATGCACACTCTCTTTTCGTTTGGTACGACGCAGAACTTCCATTCGTTCTGGCCTGATGTGATAAGTGCCACCCAACCGCCGCGTTAATCGTTTGGCGGTTTTTTTATGCCCGTTTACAATAACCTTCCGAAATCAATCAGATCTGTTATGGCGAAACTACTATTTAAACTCAATGGTGTTAGTGAAGAAGAGGCGAATGAAATTCGTGAGCTACTGGACGAACATGATGTTGATTACTACGAGACACATTCCGGACGTTGGGGAATTTCACTGGCGGCGGTCTGGATCAAAAACAATGATCAGTTTGAATCCGCACGGGAGTTAATACTGGCGAGTCAGCGGCAACGACAAATAAGCTTACGAACAGAGTTCGAAAAACAACGATTGAATGGTGAAATTCCTGACTGGCGCCAGCGCTTACGGGAAAGACCAATCGATTTTATTGCGGCTGGATTGGCCATCGCATTTATTCTTGGAATCATGCTCTGGCCCTTTTTAACCATCTTCGAATAGTGAATTAACTCAAACGTGCTGCAATAGCATCAATGATTGGTCTGTTTGCCTCCGGGAATTGGTATTCATCTAATTCGTGCGCTTTTATCCAGCGTACTTCCTGACCCTCGGCACCATGAGCTAGCAGGGCGTCATTAATACCAATTTCGACCCAATACACATCCAGAAATACTCTTTTATCTGGATACTCAAATGGAATTTGCATCAGCTCAGACATATTAGACTCCGCCGTCGGCAGAGCTACCTCTTCATCCAACTCACGCACCAGCGCTGCTGTAACCGTCTCACCATCCTCGACTTTACCGCCAGGAAACTCCCATAAACCGCCCTGATGTTTATCATCTGGTCGCTTGGCAATTAATACTTCAGCATCGTTTACAACAGCTACAGCAACGGCAACATGGACTTCTTTCATAAACCGAATATTCACTACTTAATTAATTTCAATCCGACATTCTCACTATCGGAAAAACGTAAAAGATGCTCACCAGATAGCAGACTGATTAAGAGCGGTAATCCGCATTAATCGATACATACTCATGAGACAAATCAGTCGTCCATAACGTTTCTGCAATATCGCCCCGTCCCAACTGAATACGAATAGCGAATTCGCTTTTAGCAAAAATTGCAGAACCAGCCTCTTCTGTGTAGCTGGCACAACGTCCACCGTCTTCTACGATCTGAACATCATCGAGAAATATCTGAACCCTTTTAAGATCAAAGTCCTCGACACCACTGCGTCCAACAGCAGCGAGTATGCGACCCCAGTTAGCATCCGACGCGAACAGCGCAGTTTTTACCAAAGGAGAGTGCGCAACGGTATAAGCAACGTCTAGCGCTTCTTTCTGGCCAGCCGCAGTTGATACTTCGACCGTAACGAATTTAGTAGCTCCCTCTCCATCACGAACAATTGCCTGTGCCAGTACCTGAAACGCATTTTTTAATTCTGCAAATAATTGCTGTGCCTCAGCAGAAGCTGCATCGTTGATAACTAACGAAGATTTACCCGTTGCGATTAGCATGCAAGAGTCATTGGTTGAGGTATCACCATCGATGGTAATGCGATTAAACGAAGCATCGGCTAATTGCTTACACCAGGCCTGCAATACTGATTTCTCAACAGCCGCATCCGTTGCAATGAAACCTAACATAGTCGCCATATTTGGCATGATCATGCCTGCACCTTTTGAAATGCCGGTAATCGTAGTTGTCACATCCGAAATTTGGCATTGAGTACTGAATCCCTTTGGCAAAGTGTCTGTCGTCATGATACCTGACGCAGCACGTTCCCAATTATTCTGGCTTAAATCGGAGAACGCCGCTGGAATACCGCGTTCAAATGCTGCCATATCAAGCGGCTCACCAATAACACCAGTAGAAAATGGTAAAACCTGATCAACAGAACAACCGGTTGTCTGTGCCACCAATGTGCAGCTTTCAATCGCATTCTGATAACCATCAGGCCCGGTTCCAGCGTTAGCATTGCCGGTATTAATTAATAGATACCTTGGATCACGCTTAGACAGGTGGTCCTTACAAATCGTCACAGGCGCCGCACAAAATGCATTGAGTGTAAAAACGCCTGCGGTAACGGCCGTTTCAGCCAATTGAATCAAAACCATATCGTCGCGATTCTGATAGCGGACTCCGGCTTGGGTAATGCCTAACTCAATTCCATCAACCGCGCAAAAATCTTTAAATACTTCGAAATTAACAGCCATAATTTACCTCTTACACCACTATTTTCAGTGCTTCCAAATAGCGATATGTGTAATTTCCTAACCAGCGTCAGAACGTGACTCTGCAAACCAATTCAGTAGTTGGAAATGACAAAAATTGCTACTTAAATTCGTCTCTTTTAAAACAAATATGCAGCCAGTTGGCTGCATATTTTTCAATCACAGGAAAACAGATCTATTAATTCAGCTTACCGTGACAATGCTTGAACTTCTTACCGGAGCCACATGGACAAGGATCATTTCGACCTACCTTTACACCATCCCGGACAAAGGGTTTTGCTGCTTCAACGTCATCCGCTGCTTCGCGAGGTTTGTCGGCGGCAACCGCTGAGGTCGCTTCATCATGCTGATAGCTGGCAGCTTTAGCTTGAGCTTCGGCCTGAGCACGTCGCTGCTCTTCCATCTCACGCACTTCTTCTTCTTCACGTACTTTCACATGAGAAAGTACCCGGATAGTTTCATGCTTGATGTTCTTCAATAACTCCTGAAATAGTTCAAACGACTCCCGCTTGTATTCCTGCTTCGGATTCTTCTGTCCATAGCCACGCAGATGAATCCCCTGACGCAGGTGATCCATTGTCGCCAGATGTTCTTTCCATAAGTTATCCAGAATCTGCAACATGACCTGTTTTTCGAACATACGAATCGGTTCAGAACCGACAGAGGCCTCTTTATCCTCATAGGCTGTCTGAATATTCTCCTGAATACGCTCACGCAGGGTTTCTTCGTAGAGCTTGTCTTCATTGTCTAACCACGCCTGGATCGGCTGATCGATATCAAATTCAGACTTCAGGTGCGATTCCAATCCAGCAACGTCCCACTGCTCTTCAAGACTTTGCGGTGCTATGTAACCGTTAATCGCTTCGTTAACCACATCCTTTCGGATATTTGCAATGACACCAGAAATATCAGCCATAGCCATCAGATCGTTACGCTGCTCGTAAACAACACGGCGCTGATCATTAGCAACGTCATCATATTCCAGCAATTGTTTACGAATATCGAAGTTGCGACCTTCAACTTTTCGCTGCGCTTTCTCAACCGCGTTGGTCACCATCTTATGTTCTATGGATTCACCATCTTTCATGCCTAATGCCTGCATCATGCCTCTCATTCGTTCAGACATGAAAATTCGCATCAGATTATCTTCAAGAGATAAGAAGAAACGCGTCGAACCAGCATCCCCCTGACGGCCGGAGCGACCACGTAGCTGGTTATCAATACGACGTGACTCATGGCGTTCGGTACCAATGATATGTAAACCACCGGCCTCAAGGATATCGTCATGGCGTTTTTGCCAGGTTTCGCGAATTTCAGCAATCTTGTCGTCGGCTGGATTATCCAATGCTGCAACTTCGGATTCCCAGTTACCGCCCAACATAATATCGGTACCTCGACCAGCCATGTTGGTAGCGATGGTTACGGCTCCCGGGCGACCCGCTTCAGCGATAATCTGAGCTTCACGAGCATTTTCTTTAGCGTTCAGAACGTTATGAGCAACCTTAGCCTTCTGCAACACCTGAGAAATATACTCGGATGATTCAATAGAAGCGGTACCAACCAATACCGGGCGGTTTTGTGCAATAACTTCACGGATTTCCTCAACAACAGCATCGTATTTTTCGCGCTGGGTGGCATAAATCACGTCGTTAAAGTCGATACGCTGGATCGGTTTATTTGTTGGAATAACAACCACGTCGAGAGCGTAAATCTGATGAAATTCAAACGCCTCAGTATCCGCGGTGCCCGTCATGCCAGCCAGCTTACCGTATAAGCGGAAGTAATTCTGAAACGTGGTTGATGCCAACGTTTGACTCTCAGCCTGAATTTCCACACCTTCTTTCGCTTCAACGGCCTGGTGCAGGCCTTCACTCCAGCGACGGCCGGGCATCGTTCGCCCTGTGTGCTCATCGACAATGACAATCTGCCCTTGCTGGACGATATAATCGACATTCTTCTGATACACAGCATGAGCTTTTAAAGCCGCATGGACGTGGTGTAACAACGTGAGGTTAGCCGCTGCGTATAAACTCTCACCTTCACCAAGAATACCTGCTTCAGTGAGCAATTCCTCAACATACTCATGGCCCTCTTCGGTAAGTTCGATAGAGCGCTGCTTTTCGTCAACAATGTAGTGTCCGGTAGTAATCGCCTGACCACTGTCTTCGTTTTCTTCACCTTTTTCGAGTTGTGGCACCAACTCATTAATAGCGCGATATTGCGCTGAGCTGTCCTCTGCCGGGCCTGAAATAATCAAAGGAGTACGAGCTTCATCGATAAGAATCGAGTCAACCTCATCCACAATGGCAAAATTAAGGTCACGCTGAGCTTTATCATCTAGAGAGAAAGCCATATTGTCGCGCAAGTAATCGAAACCAAACTCGTTATTCGTTCCGTAGACAATATCGGCCTGATACTGTTCGCGCTTTTCAACCGGATTCTGGCCAGGTACCACAATACCCACGCTCATACCCAGGAATTCGAATAAAGGGCGATTCCACTCAGCATCCCGGCGGGCAAGGTAGTCATTCACGGTAACAACGTGAACGCCTTTACCTGATAATGCATTGAGATAACTTGGCAGGGTAGCAACCAGTGTTTTACCTTCACCCGTGCGCATTTCCGCAATGCGGCCTTCGTGCAGAGTAATACCACCAATCATCTGTACATCGAAGTGACGCATTTCCATCACGCGCGTACATGCTTCACGACAAACAGCAAAGGCTTCTGGCAACAACTGATCCAATGTCTCGCCATCGTTTATACGCTGCTTAAATTCAGCGGTTTTGGCCTTTAACTCGTCGTCCGAGAGAGTTTTAAGACCCTCTTCCAGAGTGTTTATTTGGGCTACAACTTTGCCCATGCGCTTAAGTTCACGGCTGTTTTTACTGCCGAAAATCTTGCGAAACAGATTACCGATCATGGTTTTATGATTATCCGAATAAAAAATACTGGCGCTGGGCCGAAACAGTGCTAAAGGCTACTGTTTACCCACTATGATGACAAGCGTATTGAGCAGAAGTTTTATCGCGGCTTACGATGGATATATGAAGAAGGATCGACGGTGCGACCGTTTTTGTAAACTTCAAAATGAACGTGTGGCCCGGTAGAGCGACCGCTGCTACCCATTAGGGCAATGATATCACCCTTGCGAACGACCTCACCGACTTTGACATTGAGTTCTTTACAATGCGCGTAACGTGTTTTGTAACCATTGCCGTGGTTAACTTCGACCAGCTTGCCGTAGCCATAACGGGGACCAGACCAGGTCACAACACCTGAGGCTACAGATACAATGTCTGAACCCATCTTACCGGCAAAATCGACTCCGGCATGCCAGGCAAGACGTCCGGTAAATGGATCGGTACGTTTACCATAACGAGAAGACATCCAGCCTTTGGTGATTGGACGCCCTGCAACAAACGTATCCGAACTTAGCTTGTTGGCAGACATCAGATCGTCAAGAACTTCAAGCTGCTGTTCACGATTGTCAATG
The Saccharospirillaceae bacterium genome window above contains:
- a CDS encoding CBS domain-containing protein, producing the protein MSEERPSSQHKGWLEKITDLFSDDPQSRQDIKEIVREAAQRSIVDSETLTILEGALQVSEMQVRDIMIPRSQMISINLNDLLKDYLPQIIESAHSRFPVLGEDQDEVLGILLAKDLLPLILNENREDFHLKQVLRPTTFVPESKRLNVLLQEFRATRNHMAIVVDEFGGVAGLVTIEDVLEQIVGEIEDEHDFDEDDSMIKEVEEGITMVKALTPIEDFNEHFSTKIQDQDFDTIGGIVVHHFGRVPECNECIRVDNLSFKVVNGTSRQINLLEVTAVAD
- the lnt gene encoding apolipoprotein N-acyltransferase, yielding MSQLLTYLKDGQSNVRWLAPLLLLSAGLLFPIALAPLFWWPLGLFSIAVFVHAIWQSKSTKQAFWRSWWFSFGKFSSGVSWIYVSMHDHGGTPAPLAIILIGLFAAFLATFPAFWFALRQRFFSSALTWLTIPVFWFLHEWFRSWFMTGFPWLFAGDAHLSSWISGWAPVIGSYGLSLILLLSVTAGYQAWQTRKPVYLLIFLLWPAGLLLQQQQWTEKTGELNVAAVQGNIPQDKKWLPEMVTPTINAYYGETRAHWEADLVLWPETAVTLLLNQFQPYLDAFSREASEHQTTLITGIPYRYPKGHPLAGELHNSIIASGNGEGIYHKQQLVPFGEFVPLEKQIRGLIPFFDLEMSSFLHGEPQQQPLKVTKTSTMGTEELFLIAPYICYEIAYPQLVSRLATNADMLITVSNDAWFGDSLGPKQHMALAQMRALETQRYLLRSTNTGITALVNEKGEIIDTLPLEVRGTLTGIAEMRQGQTPYMRFGLWPLLTFSVLVLLFARFQAARQGRPAPAASS
- a CDS encoding GntR family transcriptional regulator, coding for MAKTLPDQIADLLIALIFTGELKAGDKLPPERQLAELLSVDRTSLRMALRTLGRMNAVNSVQGSGIRVCNIHTDMGLDFLDNLYRIPELELGGRLLLAGLELFNRAIPTAVKLALEKRRRDGITDDDRMLEMVQAMYRSVERGHSTQELARMEVDIIEALMEATGNLVLQASANSSRRIRTLLTEKLFELIDVKQHLTFQVSIVMKARQANVNLDDLINEYLQYIEQLTEPLYEHLRNVPEEPRLVSSPLKNDRNIRSWQQVLAGPDAPLESVQIVRPIR
- a CDS encoding DUF6164 family protein; the encoded protein is MAKLLFKLNGVSEEEANEIRELLDEHDVDYYETHSGRWGISLAAVWIKNNDQFESARELILASQRQRQISLRTEFEKQRLNGEIPDWRQRLRERPIDFIAAGLAIAFILGIMLWPFLTIFE
- the mutT gene encoding 8-oxo-dGTP diphosphatase MutT — protein: MKEVHVAVAVAVVNDAEVLIAKRPDDKHQGGLWEFPGGKVEDGETVTAALVRELDEEVALPTAESNMSELMQIPFEYPDKRVFLDVYWVEIGINDALLAHGAEGQEVRWIKAHELDEYQFPEANRPIIDAIAARLS
- the argJ gene encoding bifunctional glutamate N-acetyltransferase/amino-acid acetyltransferase ArgJ; translation: MAVNFEVFKDFCAVDGIELGITQAGVRYQNRDDMVLIQLAETAVTAGVFTLNAFCAAPVTICKDHLSKRDPRYLLINTGNANAGTGPDGYQNAIESCTLVAQTTGCSVDQVLPFSTGVIGEPLDMAAFERGIPAAFSDLSQNNWERAASGIMTTDTLPKGFSTQCQISDVTTTITGISKGAGMIMPNMATMLGFIATDAAVEKSVLQAWCKQLADASFNRITIDGDTSTNDSCMLIATGKSSLVINDAASAEAQQLFAELKNAFQVLAQAIVRDGEGATKFVTVEVSTAAGQKEALDVAYTVAHSPLVKTALFASDANWGRILAAVGRSGVEDFDLKRVQIFLDDVQIVEDGGRCASYTEEAGSAIFAKSEFAIRIQLGRGDIAETLWTTDLSHEYVSINADYRS
- the secA gene encoding preprotein translocase subunit SecA; translation: MIGNLFRKIFGSKNSRELKRMGKVVAQINTLEEGLKTLSDDELKAKTAEFKQRINDGETLDQLLPEAFAVCREACTRVMEMRHFDVQMIGGITLHEGRIAEMRTGEGKTLVATLPSYLNALSGKGVHVVTVNDYLARRDAEWNRPLFEFLGMSVGIVVPGQNPVEKREQYQADIVYGTNNEFGFDYLRDNMAFSLDDKAQRDLNFAIVDEVDSILIDEARTPLIISGPAEDSSAQYRAINELVPQLEKGEENEDSGQAITTGHYIVDEKQRSIELTEEGHEYVEELLTEAGILGEGESLYAAANLTLLHHVHAALKAHAVYQKNVDYIVQQGQIVIVDEHTGRTMPGRRWSEGLHQAVEAKEGVEIQAESQTLASTTFQNYFRLYGKLAGMTGTADTEAFEFHQIYALDVVVIPTNKPIQRIDFNDVIYATQREKYDAVVEEIREVIAQNRPVLVGTASIESSEYISQVLQKAKVAHNVLNAKENAREAQIIAEAGRPGAVTIATNMAGRGTDIMLGGNWESEVAALDNPADDKIAEIRETWQKRHDDILEAGGLHIIGTERHESRRIDNQLRGRSGRQGDAGSTRFFLSLEDNLMRIFMSERMRGMMQALGMKDGESIEHKMVTNAVEKAQRKVEGRNFDIRKQLLEYDDVANDQRRVVYEQRNDLMAMADISGVIANIRKDVVNEAINGYIAPQSLEEQWDVAGLESHLKSEFDIDQPIQAWLDNEDKLYEETLRERIQENIQTAYEDKEASVGSEPIRMFEKQVMLQILDNLWKEHLATMDHLRQGIHLRGYGQKNPKQEYKRESFELFQELLKNIKHETIRVLSHVKVREEEEVREMEEQRRAQAEAQAKAASYQHDEATSAVAADKPREAADDVEAAKPFVRDGVKVGRNDPCPCGSGKKFKHCHGKLN